Proteins encoded within one genomic window of Oncorhynchus nerka isolate Pitt River linkage group LG17, Oner_Uvic_2.0, whole genome shotgun sequence:
- the LOC115145294 gene encoding protein ABHD8-like, producing the protein MLTTLMDGLLCCLTGKSANVVVPIETSEPADGYEFVEVKPGRVLRVRHVIPEREVEEEPSGPGGSVHCKRKITVYRNGQLLIENLGDAVRQERLHAPNGEAEPNCTVEVELADPPSNPTPNSDTKVDKTGSVVGTGGAATAPDLTQQPRRRRRKPKRTVVIDSERKITSCKGTHADVALFFVHGVGGSLDIWGSQLDFFFRLGYEVIVPDLVGHGASSAPQIAAAYTFYALAEDMRAIFKRYARKRNILIGHSYGVSFCTFLAHEYPDQVHKVVMINGGGPTALEPSLCSIFNLPTCVLHCLSPCLSWSFLKAGFAHQGAKEKQLLKDNNAFNVSSFVLRAMMSGQYWPEGDEVYHAEITVPILLVHGMYDKFVPVEEDQRMAEILLLAFLKIINEGSHMVMMECPESVNTLLHEFFLWEPDSAPKSKPRSETANAPTASNGGATSESQVKNK; encoded by the exons ATGCTGACCACCTTAATGGACGGCCTCCTCTGCTGCCTGACGGGGAAGTCGGCCAACGTTGTGGTTCCCATAGAAACCTCAGAACCCGCTGACGGCTACGAGTTTGTGGAGGTCAAACCAGGTCGCGTCCTGAGGGTCCGACATGTCATTCCGGAacgggaggtggaggaagagccCAGCGGGCCAGGGGGAAGCGTCCACTGCAAGAGGAAGATCACAGTGTATCGTAACGGACAGCTACTGATAGAAAACCTGGGGGATGCGGTGAGACAGGAGCGGTTACATGCTCCGAACGGAGAAGCAGAACCCAACTGTACAGTAGAGGTAGAGCTCGCAGACCCACCTTCCAATCCAACTCCCAATTCTGACACCAAAGTGGAcaagacagggtcagtggttggGACAGGGGGAGCAGCAAcagctccagatctgacccagcAGCCCCGGAGGCGACGGCGGAAGCCCAAGCGCACAGTGGTGATCGACAGCGAGAGGAAGATCACATCGTGTAAGGGGACACACGCGGACGTGGCACTGTTCTTTGTGCACGGTGTGGGTGGCTCGCTGGACATCTGGGGCAGTCAGTTGGACTTCTTCTTCCGTCTGGGCTATGAGGTCATCGTGCCAGATCTGGTAGGTCACGGGGCGAGCTCGGCGCCCCAGATCGCGGCGGCATACACGTTCTATGCCCTGGCCGAGGACATGAGGGCCATCTTTAAGAGATATGCACGGAAAAGGAACATTCTTATCGGACACTCTTATGG TGTGTCATTCTGTACATTCCTGGCCCATGAGTACCCGGACCAGGTCCACAAGGTGGTGATGATAAACGGAGGAGGCCCCACAGCCCTGGAGCCCAGCCTTTGTTCCATCTTCAACCTGCCCACCTGCGTCCTGCactgcctctccccctgcctctcctggAGCTTTCTCAA GGCTGGATTTGCCCATCAGGGTGCAAAGGAGAAGCAGCTGTTGAAAGACAACAATGCTTTCAACGTGTCCTCCTTCGTGCTGCGTGCCATGATGAGTGGCCAGTACTGGCCAGAGGGCGACGAGGTGTACCATGCAGAGATCACTGTGCCCATCCTACTGGTGCACGGCATGTACGACAAGTTTGTGCCCGTGGAGGAGGATCAACGCATGGCAGAG aTCTTGCTGCTGGCCTTCCTGAAGATAATCAATGAGGGCAGTCACATGGTGATGATGGAGTGTCCCGAGAGCGTCAACACCCTCCTGCACGAGTTCTTCCTCTGGGAGCCAGACTCCGCTCCTAAATCTAAACCACGATCTGAAACCGCCAATGCCCCCACTGCATCCAACGGGGGAGCAACTTCAGAAAGCCAAGTCAAGAATAAGTAG